AGCAGCCCCGACAGGCCGTCGGCGGCGGTGGGCTGCACCAGCTCGTCGAGCCGCGAGGCGCGCAGCGCCTCCTGAACCTCCGGGTCGGCCCGGAACGCGGCCGCACGCTCGCGCAGGATCAGGTAGTTGCGCATGCAGCCCTCGGCCGACGCCCACACGCCGTCGTAGTCCTCGGTGCGCGGCGGCTTGAAGTCGAAGTGCCGCGGCCCCTCGTACCCGGCGGTCTCCAGCAGGTCGACCAGCCAGAACGCCGAGCGCAGGTCGCCCGCGCCGAAGCGGAGGTCCTGGTCGTACTTGATGCCCGTCTGGCCGTTGAGGTCGATGTGGAAGAGCTTGCCCGCCCACAGTGCCTGGGCGATGCCGTGCGGGAAGTTGAGCCCCGCCATCTGCTCGTGGCCCACCTCCGGGTTCACGCCGTACATCTCGGGCCGCTCCAGGCGCTCGATGAAGGCGAGGGCGTGGCCGACAGTGGGCAGGAGGATGTCGCCGCGCGGCTCGTTCGGCTTCGGCTCGATCGCGAACTTCAGGTCGTAGCCCTGCTGGACGACGTACTCGCCGAGCAGGTCGAACGCCTCCTTCATCCGGTCGAGCGCGGCCCGTACGTCCTTGGCCGCGCCGGATTCGGCGCCCTCGCGGCCGCCCCAGGCGACGTACGTCTTCGCGCCGAGTTCGACAGCGAGATCGATGTTGCGGATGGTCTTGCGCAGGGCGTACCGGCGCACGTCTCGGTCGTTCGCGGTGAACGCGCCGTCCTTGAAGACGGGGTGCGTGAAGAGGTTCGTGGTGGCCATCGGGACGATCAGGCCGGTGGAGTCGAGGGCCTGCCGGAAGCGCTTGACGTGCGACTCGCGCTCGGTGTCCGAGGCCCCGAAGGGGATCAGGTCGTCGTCGTGGAACGTCACTCCGTAGGCGCCGAGGTCGGCCAGGCGCCGCACGGACTCGGCCGGGTCGAGGGCGGCGCGGGTGGCGTCGCCGAACGGGTCGCGCCCCTGCCAGCCGACCGTCCACAGGCCGAAGCTGAACTTGTCGTCGGGGGTGGGTCGGTACGTCATGTTGCGGCTCCTCGCCAGTCACGCCTATTTCGTCATGGCACTTTACAAATTAGTATGCGGACACGCCGCTGGGAAGAGGCATATCGGGAGAGCATCGGGTGAACGCTCTGTCGCACATGTACCTCGGACAGCCACGGAATCGTCTTGTCGGGAACGGGAGAGCCGGATGTCATCAGCCGATGGACCACTCGTCGTCGGGGTGGACAGCTCCACGCAGTCCACGAAGGCCCTGGTCGTCGACGCCGCCACGGGCGCGGTCGTGGCGAGCGGCCAGGCACCCCACACGGTCAGCTCGGGGCAGGGCCGCGAGAGCGACCCCGAGCAGTGGTGGACCGCACTGTGCGAGGCGCTGCGCCAGTGCGGTGACGCGGCGCACCGGGCCTCGGCAGTGTCGGTCGGCGGTCAGCAGCACGGCCTCGTCACGCTCGACGCCGCCGGCCGGCCGGTACGTCCCGCGCTGCTCTGGAACGATGTGCGCTCGGCGCCCCAGGCCCGCCGCCTCATCGACGAGATGGGCGGCCCCAAGGCGTGGGCCGAGCGGGTGGGCAGTGTGCCCGGGGCCTCGTTCACCGTCACCAAGTGGGCATGGCTGGCCGAGCACGAGCCGGACGCGGTACGCGCCACGGCCGCCGTGCGGCTGCCGCACGACTACCTCACTCAGCGGCTGACCGGCGACGGCACGACGGACCGGGGCGACGCCTCGGGCACGGGCTGGTGGGCCTCGGCCACGGAGTCGTACGACGACGACATCCTCGCTCGCGTGGGGCTCGATCCGGCGCTCCTCCCCCGGGTCGTGCGCCCCGGAGAGGTGGCCGGTACGGTCCACGGATCGGGTGAACTGCCTTTCTCCAGGGGGACGTTGGTGGCCGCGGGCACGGGCGACAACGCGGCCGCCGCCCTCGGCCTCGGGCTCCGGCCCGGCACCCCGGTCCTCAGCCTCGGCACGTCCGGCACGGTGTACGCGGTGTCGCGGCACCGCCCCGCGGACCCGACCGGCACTGTCGCCGGCTTCGCCGACGCGCGCGGCGACTGGCTGCCACTCGCGTGCACCCTCAACTGCACGCTGGCCGTCGACCGGGTCGCCGCGCTGCTCGGCCTGGACCGCGAGGCCGTGGAACCCGGCGGCGGCATCACGCTGCTGCCGTACCTGGACGGCGAGCGCACCCCCGATCTGCCGAACGCCTCAGGGCTGTTGCACGGACTGCGGCACGACACCACGGGAGGCCAGCTCCTGCAGGCCGCCTACGACGGCGCAGTCCACGCGCTCTTGGGCGCGCTGGACCTCGTCCTCGACGCTGACGCCGACCTGTCGGTGCCGCTGCTGCTCATCGGGGGCGGCGCCCGGGGAGCGGCCTGGCAACAGACCGTACGACGGCTCTCGGGCCGTGCGGTGCAGGTGCCCGAGGCCCGCGAGCTGGTCGCGCTCGGCGCCGCGGCGCAGGCCGCCGGGCTGTTGACCGGGGAGGATCCGGCGGCGGTGGCACGGCGCTGGGGAACGGCGCAGGGGCCTGTTCTGGATCCTGTGGAGCAGGACGCGGCGGCGCTGGCGCGGATCTCCGGGGTACTCTCCGACGCGGCCCCGCTCCTGGACAGGGGTCCGCGCTGACCACCCCGCCGACCGAGGATCCAGGAAGGCCGACGGCCGCGTGCGCCGGCCCGACCCCATGGGAGCGTCCGGAGGCATGACCGCACCACTGCACGAGCCCCGGCCCGGCACACCCGACACCCAGCAGGGCATGCGCCGGCGCAACCTCTCGCGGGTCATACACTCCGTCGCCACGGACGGACCGTTGTCGCGGGCCACGGTCGCCCAGCACATCGGGCTGACCAGGGCCGCGGTTTCGACGCTCGTCGACGAACTGATCCGGTCGGGTCTGATCGAGGAGCTCGGCCCACAGCGGCCCGGCAGGGTCGGGCGTCCCGGCTCGGCGCTCGTCGTCAGCCGCAGCGGTCCCGCCGGGATCGGGGCCGAGGTCGGTGTCGACCATCTCGCGGTGTGCGCGGTCGATCTGAGCGGCGAGGTACGCGCGCGTGCCGTGCGCCGCGTCGCCAACCGCGGGCGCGCGCCCGGCCCCGTCCTCAAGGAACTGTCCGTGCTGATCCGGGAGGTGACGGCCCGTGCCGAACGGGAGGGGCTGCGCCCGGCGGGCCTCGCGGTCGCGGTGCCGGGCCTGGTCGCGCGCGGCACGCATACGGTGGTCCGGGCGCCCAACCTGGACTGGCACGACACGGACGTCTCCACGCTGCTGCCGACACCGACCGAGCCACGGTCCGTTCTGCCGCTGAGCGTCGACAACGAGGCGAATTTCGGGGCCCTCGCCGAGCTCTGGCTCGGCGAGGAGACCCCCGCCGACTTCCTGCACGTCTCGGCCGAGATCGGCATCGGCGCGGCGCTCGTCGTCGACGGCAAGCTGCTGCGCGGAACCCGTGGATTCGCGGGCGAGTTGGGGCACGTTCCGGTCCGCCCGGAGGGCCCGGCGTGCCCGTGCGGAGGGCGCGGATGCCTGGAGCAGTACGCGGGCGAGGAGGCCGTGCTGCGCGCGGCGGGCCTCGGTCCCGGCGAGGACCGGGTGGGTCTGCTCGCCGAGCGCGCCGCGGCAGGGGACACGGATGCGCGGCGGGCGCTGCGCGGGGCCGGGGCCGCCATGGGCATCGCGCTGACCGGGGCGGTGAACCTCCTCGACCCTCGGGCGGTCGTGCTCGGCGGGGCGCTGTCGCGGCTCGCGCCGTGGCTACTGCCCGCGCTGGAGCGGGAGTTGACGCGCCGGACGGCTACGCCGGCCGACGGGGTGACGGTGTCGCGCCTGGGGTCCGACGGCCCTCTGCTCGGTGCGGCGCACTCGGTGGTGCGGGCGGTGCTCGACGATCCGGTGGCGGCGAGCGTGTAGGACGCCGGTGGCCGTCCGGACCCCTGCGCCGTGGCGCGCGAAGTGCCAGAGGTTCGGACCTCTGACGTGCGGTTGTTCACAATCGGCGAGTTATCCACAGGCGCGCCGCGCCCCCTTCCGCCCCAACCGCCAAGGCCCTTAACGTAATTCACGCGGAACGCCACCGCCTCGGCGTGGTGGCGCGGTCACGTGGATCGGGGGATTCAGGTGTCGGGGGTGGACGTTCAGAACGGAACGGGACTGCGGCGCGGGGCGATCGGGCTGCGCGAGGTCCTGTTCCAGAGCATCACGGCGATGGCGCCGGCGGCCGCGGTCGCCGCGTCGATCCCGGCGGGTACGGCGTTCGCGGGCGGCAGCCTGCCCCTGTCCGTGCTGATCGCGCTGGTGGCCTGTCTGTTCACGGCGTCGTGCGTGGCGGAGCTGGCACGCGAACTGCCCGCGGCCGGCTCCGTGTCGACGTACGCCGCGCGCGGCCTCCATCCGAGCGTGGGTTTCCTCGTCGGCTGGGGTTATGTGTTCGTCGAGGCCCTTGTGCCGCCTCTGCTTCTGCTGCAGCTGGGCTTCACCACGGCCGGGACGCTGCACAACGAGTGGTCGTCGTACCCGGCTGACCTGTGGTGGCCGTGGTCGCTCGCCGGAGCCGTGATCATCGCCGTGGCAGGCTACTTCGGAGTGCGCGCGTCGGCCCGCTTCGGGACGGTGCTCGGCACCTTCGAGGTCGTCGTCTTCCTGGCCTTCGCGATCCTGCTGATCTCGAAGGCGGGCAGCGACAACACCCTTTCGGTGTTCGGCACTTCGCACTCGGCACAGGGGTACGAGGGCTGGAGCGGCGTCTTCGCCGGTTCGGTGTACACGGTGCTGGCGTTCGCCGGGTTCGAAGCGGCGGCGCCCCTCGCCGAGGAGACCCGCGACCCACGGCGCACCATGCACCGGGCCGTCCTCGGGGCGGCCCTGGCGATCGGGCTCTTCTACGTACTGACGACGTACGCGATGTCGGTGTACTTCGGACCCGGCAGGTTCGCGACGTTCGGAGCGGAGGGCGCCGCGTCGTGGGAGGGCGTGGCCCGCGCCTCGTTCGGCCTCTTCTGGGTCCTGGTGTTCCTGGCGGTGGTGAACTCGACGATCGCGAACGCCAACGCGTGCGCCAACGTCACGACACGCACGGCGTTCGCCCTCGGCCGGATCGGCGTCTTCCCGAGCGGCTTCGCGCGCCTGCACCCGGTGCGCCGCTCCCCCGTCACCGGCGTCGCCGTCCAGTTCGTCGTCGCGGTCGCGGCGATGCTCGGGCTCGGTTTCGCCTACGACCCGGTGACGGCGTTCCTGCTCCTGGCGACGGTGATCGTCACGGTCATCATCGGTGTGTACATCGTGGCGAACCTCGCCTGTGCCGGGTACTTCCTGCGCCGCGGTCGCTCCGCTCTGCGCCCGGTGCGCCATCTCGTCCTCCCGCTCCTCGGCATCGTCGCCTTCGTGCCCGCGCTGCTGACGGCCGCGGGCCTGCCGGTCTTCGACTTCGTGTCGGAGCTGACGGCGCCGGTTTCCTACGCGGGCCCGGTCGTCGCCGCGTGGATGCTCGCGGGGATCGTGGTGCTCGCAGTGCTCCTGCGGCGCCATCCGGAACGCATAGCGGAGACCGGACGCGTCCATCTCGACGACGACGCACCCGACGGAGCACCGGACACAGGATCGGACCCTGACGCACCCACCTCACAGTGAGCGGAGCAGCACAGCGATGAACGACCCCAGGATCCTGACCGTGCGGCCCGAACCGGGCGAGTACGCCTACACGTTCGGCGGCGCGCCGCCCGTCGCCCGGATCGCACCGGGCACGGTCCTGGACCTGTACACGGAGGACTGCTTCGACGGGCGGGTGCGGTCCGAGAAGGACCTGGTGTCGCAGGTGTGCGAGTTCCCGTTCCTCAATCCGCAGACCGGGCCCTTCCACATCGAGGGCGCCGAACCCGGCGACACGGTCGCGGTGCACTTCGTCTCCGTCGAGCCGGCCCGCGACTGGGCGGCGTCGACGACAGTCCCGCTCTTCGGCGCACTCACGTCCACCCACACCACGGCCACGCTCCAGCCGCCGCTGCCCGAGGTCGTATGGATGTGGCACCTCGACGGGGAGCGACGCACGGCCCGGTTCACTGCGCACGACAGCGACTTCCAGGTCGAGCTGCCGATGGACCCGATGCACGGAACGGTCGGCGCGGCACCGGCGAACCTCGAGGTCCGCTCGGCCCTCGTCCCGGACGCGCACGGCGGCAACATGGACTCGCCGGAAATGCGGGCGGGCGTCACCTGCTACCTCGGGGTGAACGTCGAGGGCGCGCTGCTCAGCCTCGGCGACGGGCACGCGCGGCAGGGCGAGGGCGAGACGTGCGGCGTCGCCGTCGAGTGCGCCATGCGGACCGTCGTGATCGTCGAGCTCCTCAAGGGCGTCGCCACGCCGTGGCCGCGCATCGAGTCGGACACGCACATCATCTCGACCGGATCGGCGCGGCCCCTCGAGGACGCGTTCCGGATATCCCAACTCGACCTGGTGCGCTGGCTGGAGCGCGACTACGGCTTCAGTGAGCTGGACGCCTACCAGTTCGCCTCGCAGACCGTCGAGTCGCCGCTCGCCAACGTCTGCGACACGAACTACACGTGCGTGGCGAAACTCCGTAAGGAGTGGCTGCCGGCACGGGAGACGCATCGCGGGCTGCACGCGCACTTGAGGGACGTCGCCGCGACGCTCCCCCGCCCGGACCACCGCACCTTCTGACGACGCACCGTTCGCTGTTCGCAGACAAAGCCCTGCCCCACCGTCCCCACCAGAGAGGCAGACCAGTCATGGACCGAAGGCCACTTCCGAGCCGGCGCCGGTTACTCCAGGCCGGCGCGCTCGCCGCCGTGCCCGCAGCGCTGCTCCCCGCCGCCCACGCCTGGGCCGGGGCACAGGCCGTCGACTATCCGGGCGCCGAGTCCGTCCCTGCCAGCACCTCCAACTACACGGCGTCCAGCCGCCCCACCAGCTATCCCCTGAACTACGTGATCATCCACGTAACCCAGGAGACGTACGCCGACGCCCTGGCCATCTTCCAGAACCCGGCCAAGAAGGTCTCCGCGCACTACGTGGTCCGCTCGTCCGACGGCCACATCGCCCAGTGCGTCCGCGAGCGCAACATCGCCTGGCACGCCGGAAATTGGGACTACAACACCCGAAGCATCGGCATCGAGCACGAGGGCTGGGTCGACCAGCCGGAGTACTTCACCGACGCGCTCTACCAGTCGTCGGCCAATCTGACCGCCGCGATCTGCGCCAAGTACGGCATACCCATGGACCGCCAGCACATCCTCGGGCACTACGAGGTCCCCGGCACGGACCACACCGACCCGGGCCCGTACTGGGACTGGTCCCGCTACATCAGGATGGTCAACTTCGCCTGAGCAGTGGCCAGGAGCGCAGCGGGGTCGGCCTGCCCGGCGCGCACGCACTGTGACGCATCCGTGCGGATCAGTGTCGGGACGCTTGTCCGTATGCGTCCCCGGCGCGACGATGTCCCCACAGCGATGCACCGCCGCATCGCCCGCCGGGGAGGCCGACTTGACCGATCCATGGGTGGCCCTGGAGCCGGGCACCGATCCGTCCGAGCGGGTACGGGTCCTGCGCCGCGCGCACGAGGCGTTCACCGCCGCGGGGACCGTGTCCCGCCCGGTGCGCTCCGTGGTGGCCGATTCCTGGCGGCGCTCCGCCGGAGCGCACGTCAGCCCGGACGCCTCGGCGTCGGTGGAGCTGAGCGACGGCGACCTCGGGGCGTACCGCGCCGAGCATCCGCTGGCCCGGGTCATGCCGCTGTTCCGTGAACTCATGGGCACGTTCGCCCAGGACGGCGAGCATCTGCTCGCCGTGTGTGACGCGCACGGCAGGCTCCTGTGGGTCGAGGGCGACCGGACGACGCGGCAGCGGGCGGGGAAGATGAACTTCGTGCCGGGCGCGCGCTGGTCGGAGACGGCGATGGGGACGAACGCGCCGGGCACGGCCGTGGCGGTCGACCGGCCCGTCCAGGTGTTCGCCGCCGAGCACTTCATCCGGCGCGTCCAGCCGTGGACCTGCGCGGCGGCCCCCGTGCACGATCCGCGTTCGGGGCGGCTGCTCGGCGCCGTCGACATCACGGGCGGGGACGGGCTTGCCCATCCGCACAGCCTGGCGTTCGTGCAGGCGGTGGCCCGTGCGGCGGAGTCCCAGCTGGCGCTGCTCGCGCCGCCGCCTTCGGACGCGGACAGCCTCCGGCTCACCGCGCTCGGCCGGGACGAGGCGCTTCTCATCACGAGCGGCGGACGCAAGATCCGCCTCAGCCGCCGGCACAGCGAGATCCTCGTCCTGCTGGCCCGCCACCCGGAGGGCCTGACCGGCGACGAGTTGCTGTGCGCCCTGTACGAGGACGAGTCGGTCACACCTGTGACGCTGCGGGCCGAACTGGCGCGCCTGCGCCGGGTACTCGGCCCCGACATCCTCGGCTCGCGCCCCTACCGCCTGGCGGCGCCCGTCGAGTCCGACTTCGGGACGGTCGAGCGGCGCCTGGGGACGGGCGCGGTGACGGCGGCCGCCGCCGCGTTCGGCGGACCGCTGCTGCCCGGCTCGCAGGCCCCTGCCGTCGTTCGTGTACGGCGCAGGCTCACCGACGAGATACGTGCCGCGCTCATCGCGCGGGGCGACCCCGACCTGCTCGCGGACTGGGCGCACGCACCGTGGGGCGAGGAGGACCTCGACGTGTGGCGGGCGCTGGCCACGGTGCGCCCCACGCCGCCCGTGCTTGCCCGGCTCAGGGAACTCGACGCGGAGCAGGCCGCGCCCGGCCCCCCGACGTCGTACGCAACCTATCTGCAACGTCCGCGCGCCTAGCCTCCGTGCGAAAGCTGCCCAACGGCGGGCGGCTCGCACGGGAGGCCAGCCAAGATGACCCTTTACGCAGCGCCCGGTACCAACGGCTCAGTCGTCTCCTACCAGGCCCGCTACGACCACTTCATCGGCGGCGAGTACGTGCCGCCGGCCCTCGGCCAGTACTTCGAGAACCCGAGCCCGGTCAACGGGAAGCCGTTCACGGAGATCGCCAGGGGCACCGAGGCGGACGTCGAGCGCGCCCTCGACGCGGCGCACGCCGCCGCGCCCGCCTGGGGCCGTACGTCGCCCACCGCGCGCGCCGACATCCTCCTCAAGATCGCCGACCGGATGGAGGCGAACCTCGAGAAGCTGGCGGTCGCCGAGACCTGGGAGAACGGCAAGCCGGTCCGCGAGACGCTCGCCGCCGACATCCCGCTCGCGATCGACCACTTCCGCTACTTCGCCGGCGCCCTGCGCGCCCAGGAGGGCTCGCTCAGCGAGATCGACGACGACACGATCGCGTACCACTTCCACGAGCCGCTCGGCGTGGTGGCGCAGATCATTCCGTGGAACTTCCCGATCCTGATGGCCACTTGGAAGCTGGCCCCGGCCCTCGCGGCGGGCAACGCGGTGGTCCTCAAGCCCGCAGAGCAGACCCCCGCGTCCATCCACTACTGGCTGAGCCTGGTTGCCGACCTGCTGCCGCCGGGCGTCGTGAACGTCGTCAACGGCTTCGGCGTGGAGGCGGGTAAGCCGCTCGCGTCCAGCGCGCGCGTGGCGAAGGTCGCGTTCACCGGTGAGACGACGACGGGC
The DNA window shown above is from Streptomyces sp. NBC_01445 and carries:
- the xylA gene encoding xylose isomerase, which codes for MTYRPTPDDKFSFGLWTVGWQGRDPFGDATRAALDPAESVRRLADLGAYGVTFHDDDLIPFGASDTERESHVKRFRQALDSTGLIVPMATTNLFTHPVFKDGAFTANDRDVRRYALRKTIRNIDLAVELGAKTYVAWGGREGAESGAAKDVRAALDRMKEAFDLLGEYVVQQGYDLKFAIEPKPNEPRGDILLPTVGHALAFIERLERPEMYGVNPEVGHEQMAGLNFPHGIAQALWAGKLFHIDLNGQTGIKYDQDLRFGAGDLRSAFWLVDLLETAGYEGPRHFDFKPPRTEDYDGVWASAEGCMRNYLILRERAAAFRADPEVQEALRASRLDELVQPTAADGLSGLLADASAFEGFDVEAAAARGMAFERLDQLAMDHLLAARG
- the xylB gene encoding xylulokinase, producing MSSADGPLVVGVDSSTQSTKALVVDAATGAVVASGQAPHTVSSGQGRESDPEQWWTALCEALRQCGDAAHRASAVSVGGQQHGLVTLDAAGRPVRPALLWNDVRSAPQARRLIDEMGGPKAWAERVGSVPGASFTVTKWAWLAEHEPDAVRATAAVRLPHDYLTQRLTGDGTTDRGDASGTGWWASATESYDDDILARVGLDPALLPRVVRPGEVAGTVHGSGELPFSRGTLVAAGTGDNAAAALGLGLRPGTPVLSLGTSGTVYAVSRHRPADPTGTVAGFADARGDWLPLACTLNCTLAVDRVAALLGLDREAVEPGGGITLLPYLDGERTPDLPNASGLLHGLRHDTTGGQLLQAAYDGAVHALLGALDLVLDADADLSVPLLLIGGGARGAAWQQTVRRLSGRAVQVPEARELVALGAAAQAAGLLTGEDPAAVARRWGTAQGPVLDPVEQDAAALARISGVLSDAAPLLDRGPR
- a CDS encoding ROK family transcriptional regulator, encoding MTAPLHEPRPGTPDTQQGMRRRNLSRVIHSVATDGPLSRATVAQHIGLTRAAVSTLVDELIRSGLIEELGPQRPGRVGRPGSALVVSRSGPAGIGAEVGVDHLAVCAVDLSGEVRARAVRRVANRGRAPGPVLKELSVLIREVTARAEREGLRPAGLAVAVPGLVARGTHTVVRAPNLDWHDTDVSTLLPTPTEPRSVLPLSVDNEANFGALAELWLGEETPADFLHVSAEIGIGAALVVDGKLLRGTRGFAGELGHVPVRPEGPACPCGGRGCLEQYAGEEAVLRAAGLGPGEDRVGLLAERAAAGDTDARRALRGAGAAMGIALTGAVNLLDPRAVVLGGALSRLAPWLLPALERELTRRTATPADGVTVSRLGSDGPLLGAAHSVVRAVLDDPVAASV
- a CDS encoding APC family permease; the protein is MDVQNGTGLRRGAIGLREVLFQSITAMAPAAAVAASIPAGTAFAGGSLPLSVLIALVACLFTASCVAELARELPAAGSVSTYAARGLHPSVGFLVGWGYVFVEALVPPLLLLQLGFTTAGTLHNEWSSYPADLWWPWSLAGAVIIAVAGYFGVRASARFGTVLGTFEVVVFLAFAILLISKAGSDNTLSVFGTSHSAQGYEGWSGVFAGSVYTVLAFAGFEAAAPLAEETRDPRRTMHRAVLGAALAIGLFYVLTTYAMSVYFGPGRFATFGAEGAASWEGVARASFGLFWVLVFLAVVNSTIANANACANVTTRTAFALGRIGVFPSGFARLHPVRRSPVTGVAVQFVVAVAAMLGLGFAYDPVTAFLLLATVIVTVIIGVYIVANLACAGYFLRRGRSALRPVRHLVLPLLGIVAFVPALLTAAGLPVFDFVSELTAPVSYAGPVVAAWMLAGIVVLAVLLRRHPERIAETGRVHLDDDAPDGAPDTGSDPDAPTSQ
- a CDS encoding acetamidase/formamidase family protein, whose product is MNDPRILTVRPEPGEYAYTFGGAPPVARIAPGTVLDLYTEDCFDGRVRSEKDLVSQVCEFPFLNPQTGPFHIEGAEPGDTVAVHFVSVEPARDWAASTTVPLFGALTSTHTTATLQPPLPEVVWMWHLDGERRTARFTAHDSDFQVELPMDPMHGTVGAAPANLEVRSALVPDAHGGNMDSPEMRAGVTCYLGVNVEGALLSLGDGHARQGEGETCGVAVECAMRTVVIVELLKGVATPWPRIESDTHIISTGSARPLEDAFRISQLDLVRWLERDYGFSELDAYQFASQTVESPLANVCDTNYTCVAKLRKEWLPARETHRGLHAHLRDVAATLPRPDHRTF
- a CDS encoding N-acetylmuramoyl-L-alanine amidase: MDRRPLPSRRRLLQAGALAAVPAALLPAAHAWAGAQAVDYPGAESVPASTSNYTASSRPTSYPLNYVIIHVTQETYADALAIFQNPAKKVSAHYVVRSSDGHIAQCVRERNIAWHAGNWDYNTRSIGIEHEGWVDQPEYFTDALYQSSANLTAAICAKYGIPMDRQHILGHYEVPGTDHTDPGPYWDWSRYIRMVNFA
- a CDS encoding GAF domain-containing protein translates to MTDPWVALEPGTDPSERVRVLRRAHEAFTAAGTVSRPVRSVVADSWRRSAGAHVSPDASASVELSDGDLGAYRAEHPLARVMPLFRELMGTFAQDGEHLLAVCDAHGRLLWVEGDRTTRQRAGKMNFVPGARWSETAMGTNAPGTAVAVDRPVQVFAAEHFIRRVQPWTCAAAPVHDPRSGRLLGAVDITGGDGLAHPHSLAFVQAVARAAESQLALLAPPPSDADSLRLTALGRDEALLITSGGRKIRLSRRHSEILVLLARHPEGLTGDELLCALYEDESVTPVTLRAELARLRRVLGPDILGSRPYRLAAPVESDFGTVERRLGTGAVTAAAAAFGGPLLPGSQAPAVVRVRRRLTDEIRAALIARGDPDLLADWAHAPWGEEDLDVWRALATVRPTPPVLARLRELDAEQAAPGPPTSYATYLQRPRA